AAATGTTTTTTCAGAGCTCAGAGTTAGGTTATCTAGTTTCCAGATTCTAGTTTCTTGCAACCCCTAAGCCCCAAACCCTAATAATCGCCACTCATCTTACAAATTATATCCCAATGATTTTTTGAAACTGATTGCACAGAAAGCCTTGTATGCTTTAATAAGCTTATATCTTGCAAAGATTTCACTTGTTTAATTTCTGATAGAGTTACTGGCCTTTTGAATGATTTAACTGCCACAACATCAACCACAACCCAAGGAGAGCCTTGCTCTGCGGTCGGATCTGGATAATATTCTTTTACAATTTCAATTATGCCAACAATTTCTTTTCCGATATTTGAATGGTAGAAAAATGCCAAATCACCCTTTTTCATCGCCATAAGATTTTTCTTGGCAAAGTGGTTACGAACACCGCTCCAAGCCTCACCTTTTTTTTT
The genomic region above belongs to Rickettsiales bacterium and contains:
- a CDS encoding EVE domain-containing protein, with the translated sequence MKNYWLLKSEPDSWSWQQQVEKGKKKGEAWSGVRNHFAKKNLMAMKKGDLAFFYHSNIGKEIVGIIEIVKEYYPDPTAEQGSPWVVVDVVAVKSFKRPVTLSEIKQVKSLQDISLLKHTRLSVQSVSKNHWDIICKMSGDY